In the genome of Centropristis striata isolate RG_2023a ecotype Rhode Island chromosome 6, C.striata_1.0, whole genome shotgun sequence, the window ACACATCCCGGACAGCTATTCAACCATGCACGCTCTTCTTTCCAAAAGatactaatataatataaccACATCTAGATAAGAAATGACCAGCAGTGGCTATGTGTCAGCAAAGCAGGCAATCCCATTATCAAAACTTGAATATGTCATCATTGACAgatttatgtttaaatgtttagttTACTTGAGGGCTACATTTATGTTCTAGGAAACTTTGTAAATGAAAAGAGGTGTTGAAAGTCCTGTAAAATCAAATTTTCTGCAAACGTGAAAGTGGTTCATCGTAAGGAAGCATTGCATTGATTTAAAGATACTGCAGAATAATAGCCTTAAAGGGGACTTTTTATGCTAATTTTCGggtcatacttgtattttgagGCTCTACTAGAACCCATTAACATGCTTTAACGctcaaaaagaacattttttttttatcatactgtgtgtttgaatataacTGTATTCACTCCTTTTTAACACCTGTCTTTTTAAGACCCCCTACTTAAAAAGCTCTGCTTCTctcattggtcagtgtttctgggtcCACTAGTTGTCATACTGCCTCATATCATTGGGCTACAACACATACCAGTAAAATATGGGGCCACGGAACcccaaaatattatcaaaactTTGTCTACACAAGCACACTATCTTTTTAATATTGTGGGTTTGACATACATTTTGTCGCTGGTTGGGTGACACCCCTGACTTGCCCACCAAACAAGAGGAAATGTACTGTTAGGAGGAAAAATGTCAATCAACCCAGAAACTGTAGCAAAATGGTGCACACTGCTTTCAAAATGAATGTGCAAGACGTATGCACTTGCTGAAAGGCGCAATAACTGCCTCACAATCATAATAATATGATTAATTGAATATAATTGAATAATTTCACTGGAACATCCACAGTCGGACTTgggttattatatattttatataaaaaataaacatatgaaGAGGTTGTTAATAGCTTCTACTGTTTTGCAGCATCAACTGTTCTGTGTGCTTCAGTGAACACCTATAAAGCACCTGAGCAGACACCACCATTATATTTCCAGCGCCATCTGCTGTAACCCTACAACATCGCAGCTCCTGTTATATTGTCCATGAGTTAAACTGGCAAAGCGCTGATGGGGTCAAAGGcacgtttccattagggtaaagaCTTGCCTCTGGGAAAGCTTCAGGCCATGCATACTATGTCTCAGCCTTCATTTAATAGCTTTCATCTTCTGCATGTacactctctgtgtctgtgcacCAACACGTTCTACCTAAATTTAGtgtagttgtgacatcacaaccataGGAAGTCTTGAGGGGTCACTGGATGTGTGCATGTATTCATGTATTGACCATTTTGAtagttttaatgtaattatatAGCACAAAAACctaacacataaaaatatacatacatacgttATTTGCAAAAGATGTAGATTAATTAAAACGAACAGTAGACCTACATTTAACTGAGGAGCTGATGGACCTTTTGTAATGGGACCATGCACCAGTGGAGAGTTACTGCCCTCTTGTGACAGAACAGACTCCACTCTTGTAATAAAATGTCAGCTGGAACTGTCATAATTCTAAAAATGGTCTTTTATCAGCTATCTGGCAGGTTTAAGAATAATGTAATCAGCAGCCTTGAGTGCTCTTAGTAATCACGTCTGGTTAAAGACTGCAGGTCaggattacacttttattcTGTGAACATGAAGTCTCTTCGAAATCTAAAAATATGAGCTTCACTTTACAGGATGGCCTTTTATATAGTGAAATGAACACTTTCATACAATTCAAATCTTTGGAAAATCATTAATGATAGTTAATGATGGCTCTTTAGGGTCCCGGGAGCCATTCCAGTGAGTCACCGTGCCTAAAATGAAACACAGCCTTCATTATTGTTATCAAGCTAATCTGTGAATATTCTTACTATGATGTGTGAAAATGTCTGTAGTTAAAAGAAAAGTCTATTTTTTACAAAGAATATTTCCCACGTATATTATACCATCTGTtaacagaaatacaaataaaatcataagaaaagtatttttgtaTGTGCATTGTATCTACATACAGGTAAACCTACAAGAGTTTTTATACTAAATTCACATTTACAAACTATAACTGAGTGagtcatgtgtgtttgtttgatatAAATCGGTATGCCTATAGTGACATAAATATGGATTATAATGATTAATTGCCTTTATGATGTGGTTTTAGATATCAATATATTCTTGTTCAAGTGTGACATTTCTGCCAGAGACAACTTTGTGAAGTATACTATATGTCTTTTATGAATGTGAAATGATTAATGGTttcagtgaaaacaaaaatgaaaaaaaattatagtaCATTCAATTCCACAAACTTTGGCATCCTGTTGGGCAGTTTAATCTCTAACaatgttgtatttgtttattggTTTTGTTTTGGATGTAACTACAATTAAAACAGTAAAGTAAATGCACAGTGCATTTATTCGAGATGTAGATAAAAGTAGCTGGTACCTCTttacaaaatggaaatatatatgtaaaattccacagtaaaaatgacacaataatcACTAACCTCTGCATGCAAATTCTCATTAAACATCGTTGATAAATTTGTTACAGCCTGAATTGTAAGCATTTCCAAATTTtaattttgaattaaaactGACCCtcgcttttttatttatttttatttattttattttttttacagtgaattaaCAAACATAGTTGTGGTGTCAGTAGGAGCTGTGCAGCTTGGAGAACTGCCAGACAAGAAGTCAATAGTGACCTCTagtgtgtctgctgtgtgtagtaaaaaacaatgtattgtctcttttattttctactCTTTTATACCCCGTGTATTTCCTGTATTATTGCTACAGGCTATTGCATTTCATGGATCATATCAATCAAAACATTATAACAGACTAGATAAAAGACAAGACATTACATATACTGcattacatataaaaaaatactgcattacacataaaaaacataataagaaAGCATGATTAGAAATAATATAAATCACTTAACTGCAAAATGATTATGAATGAACTATACCAATCCTCCCACAACTGGGATTGGAAGCATGTAGTATAACTGTATGTCTGATAAAccccaaataataatttaattgagTCTGCAAATACATTTATAGCCTACATCAGATTTCTTAGAACTGTCTTTTAAAGTATTGGACTCCTGCAACCATAAACATTTCACTTATAATACACCATCTTGATATCTTCAGTAAAATGAGGTTAGTATCTTTAAAAGCTACTTGAGGACTCTGTAAGCTTGCTTTTTATTAGTGGGGTTACTGCGTCTTTTAAAAGGGACATTGCCTCGAATTGACCCTCGTTGGGGGAAAAACTACGGATCTGCCAAGTGTGTAAAACGGGGATTACTTTATGCTTTGCCCTCATCGTCCTTATTCAGAGTGAGTTTTTGTTTTAGGTCATTGTTTAGTTACGAAGCCCGCATGCGTTTATGCACATAAAGTGCGCAGGAGGCAGCCTAGTGAACACTTTGGAAAACTGACAAGGGATTGCCAAATCATTTCCTTGCCTGGGAATGACGTCCCTCCAACACGATTCAGTTATATTTAGAGCCTATATatagtggagtcgccccctaggCTTTGTTGACTCTGCAGCAGGCAGCAGCGAGGGCTCATGATACTGAAAGGAGACGTCCTGAAATTGACACCATGTGACCTATATAGTTACAATATTGTTTGTGATCAATAAAGCAGAAATGTGAACCACTCTGTCTGACTACAAAAGAGATTTAATTTGGAAAAATATTGTAGGCCTATATGCGCACTGCCTACACGACCTGTAGGCTACATTACAAACAGAGGGAATCAGGGTTTTTATAAATCAacagtttttaaatgaaacatatataaaacacaatacgtATATTTATAGAGGACAAAGGGAAGCGTATTGTTCACACTGCGACACGGAGGCGAGCGATATGCCCCAAACCGGTTGAAATCCTCAGCTATGCTTTCTGGGTAAAGTGCGCCCCGGTATCCGCCCATATTCGCTTAAAGGAGGCCAACCTGAGCAGCTAGGCCGGACGCTGGATCAAATGGAAAGTTCAATCGATTAATTTGCCCACTTTTTCGCATGTTCCCGCTTGCTTCTGATACGAGGTAGACCGACTTAAATGCGGGCGTTTCGGTGTGAAATAGGAAATGCAGAGATCGTGTGAAACGAGAGGATTATCAGCTTGACTTATTTGGTCGCTCTTTCGGACGCGGAACTCCACTCGCTAAAAGGTAAAACAAATGGATAAGAATAATACATGTGTGTCGCTTTATGGTTTGTTGCAGCATTGTACTATCTAATGTAGCAGACGGGACATTGTGTGGGCTGTATAACCACTGAACAATATCATTATAGTGGAAATATTCATTTTCGTTGGTAGTGCAAACTACGCCCAATTGTTAACCTACAGTCTGGCCCTGCAATGCAGACCTTTGGGCTAGCCTGTCAATGGCGGCTTCAAAACCAGCACCCTTCCCTTTTGAATGAATGATACTGAGTTTGTGCGGGCACATGGTGCAGAAAATGCTGCATTAATTCAATACTTTTAAATAAGCAACGTTAGTTTAGCTTATGGGGGCTGCTAAGATTACTTTTGAGGCTATGGGCGAGCTCCAATGCTAAGCTAGCTTACAGCACAGCAGCCTGGTTATTTAAACACAGTGCTCAGAGGTTTTCACACAACCAATCTGGCAACCCTGCGGGCACAGAGCAGTGGATTTAAATGAAATTCCTTTCGACTTTTAAGCCTACTCTAGGTGTTGTTGCCTGCTTCAACACGGCGCAGGGGCTTTGATTGAACGGCCTGTTTTAACGTCGACTAAGTCACATATGTGACAAAGTGTTGCAAACTAGCCTACTACTAATTAATAGCTGCTAAGGGGCCCCTTTCTTCATTAGTCCCCACCGGGTTAGTGATTCTCCTGGTGTGATATTGTTTAAAAAGTATAGTTATCCATTGGGTATAAGTCTGTTGTCAGAATGATGTAGTCAATATAAATGTAGGTAGCTGCACAATGCCATCCAGACTGTCAACATCAGGCAAACAACCACCATTGCTGGCATAGTCATATTCTATAAGAAATGATAACATAATActgctaaaataataataataataataatatagcagCATAACTTTAACATAATTTGAAGCAACAATTAGCAATATgatattgttgtgttttaactCTATTGCAACACAAATGAGCGAGAGAAAACATATTATTTAACCTTAAATCTCTTGTCTCCCCTCCATTACATTCCAACAGTTAACTGTGGATGAAAAGTGATTGTATTGGTACAGGCATGGTAAGCATGTGGCAGACAACTTCCAAGTGTTGGTCTGTGACATTGTCAGTAGTCTTATCTTTTATGTGAAGATAAGATTGATTCCTAATGGACAGAACAGTTTAACTAGGATATGAATAAGCTGTGTTGGGCATAGTATATAACATGCCacagaacatttttaaagtccTGAGAACTCAAAGGTTTACTTTTACTACAGTTGTTTGTCTGCCAAATACCTATCAAACCACATTCTCGTTTTTGTTTGTCTAGAAAAGGCAATGATATTCAGTGGAACTCCTCCCTGACTGCAGGCTGTGCAGACGAGCTGTGAGCAATGTGTACTGTAACTTCTGAAAAGGCCAGCTGCCACTATTGATGGGTGCTGCTCCACAAAGCAGTCAGACAGCAGAGAGCCTCCCAGTTGCTTGTCAATTTTGGAGCCTTAATGTAATGTCATAGATTTCTGCCTGGGGTTAGTttctgttgtgttgctgctacTCAGAAAATGCCATTGGAGGTGTTGCTGGATTCAGACATTTGATTTCATATGCAGATTATTCATTACTATATGTATTTCTCTTACTCCAGTACTTGGTTCTTTAGGATATGAAGCTTATTTCTGTGTCATAGAATTGgttttaatttgatttcatcaacattttatttaattttctgggCTGATAATTTAACATGGCAACTTTTCCTGAATTCATTAGCAATTTTTTACTGTTCATATGCCCTTATTTGCACGTAATCTTTTGCAGGTGAACCATCATACTATGTTTGTGGTTATTGTAGCTTCTTCTGCAAGCATCCTGTTGATTCCAAAAATAGGCATTTTATAAGTGAAAGGCAAAACATTACGGTATGAAATCTAATTTTCTATAGAAtcaacttattatttttttttaatgacataagATGGTATAAGTTAAACATTGGAAGTGGTGTTGATCACATCAAAAGTCTGCCAATCCCGAGGATGCAGATTTCTCAGTGAGTGGACAGCTtgtcaaacagaaataaaaagcataaaatggCGCTTATTGACACCAAATACTTAAGCAATAACTTGGTACTCCGAAGAGTTTCAACCATCCACAACAGTAGAGTATAACATCTTTAGTGCAGAAAGGTTTCATATCTGATAAACTCCCTTTAAGGATTTGAAGGTATCCCAGGTGAATTGATGCTCCTCCAGATCACCCTCTGTTGAAATATCTGAGTGTAATGTGCTTCTTTTTGTCCCTCAGGTGAATCATGACAGAATATAAGCTGGTAGTGGTGGGAGCTGGTGGCGTTGGCAAGAGCGCACTTACTATTCAGCTCATCCAGAATCACTTTGTGGATGAATATGACCCCACCATTGAGGTAAGGAAACTTTGTGCATGTGAATGTACTCTGTGTGCACTCAAGTTCATGACTGTGTCcatggttttgtgtgtgttttggtatgGGAGCAGAACAAGGagaaactcctttaaaaaaggAGTTGCAGCAGGTTCTTCTGGTTTAAGtcctaaaaagacaccaaacagGTTTTTAATACGTTTCCATGCATGTCTGCCTGCTTGTGTTCTCAGGGGGCCAACCTATGCTGAGTAAACAGTCTCATTATGATTTCAATCCATTATTGATGTGCTGTTGCAGGTTAGAGCTCCACTATAGATTATTTGAATGCAAGATAACATCTGAAACAAAATCTGCTCACTTGATCAGACAGTAATTATTTGTGTTGGATCAGATTGAGTGTGCCCATCAATGTGATGAAAAGCTGGGAGTGCTTCGTCACTGTGGAAATTAGGACTTGAGGCCTGCTGGAAAATGGAGTGGCCTACTACAGAGCAGGGCAATTAAATGCTGTCCTGCTgcgttttttttgcaaaattatttttgatacaATCAGGTACGATGAAGCAATGTAAACAACTCAGTTTGAAGAAATAATTCCATGATTGTACTGCATACTTCAGAGTTCACTATGcataacatgtttatgtatgtatgtatatatatatatatatatgtgtgtatatatttcttgtcattttggtATTAATTGTTATTCTAATCACCAAGCCAATATTACCGTTAAGGTTTATAACATTGTATGTAATGCAATTGTATGTTTTTCAATATAATACCTTACTATCACAATGAAATGCAGTGAAATGAATTCATATGTGGCACAAAAAGgcaatttattattttggttGGTGGATTTCATTTACCAGTTCCCTTGGCTGGTGACTCAAACAGTTAATTTTGGACACTGAATTATTTCATCCACTACCAtgccttattttttattaagatGATATTTGGACACTCAGCCCACTAATCCCAGGATCCTGACCGCTCTCCGTCTTGTTTCTCTTCCAGGACTCCTACAGAAAGCAGGTAGTGATCGACGGAGAGACATGTCTGCTGGACATCCTGGACACTGCAGGTCAGGAGGAGTACAGCGCCATGAGGGATCAGTACATGAGGACAGGAGAGGGCTTCCTCTGTGTCTTTGCCATCAACAACACCAAGTCCTTCGAGGACATTCACCACTATAGGTGAGCTAAGAGACTGAAGTTTTGCAGTCTTTGGACCCAGTGTGAAGGCAATGAACACTGTTAAAAGGGACAATGCAAGTGATAAAAGCAGTGACAGAGGCCAACTGTTGCGTCAACTTATATTGCCTGCGTCTTGGCCAAAAAGTGGCAtttataaaaaatgcaaaaatgacaaccAGCGGCGAACTTGCACACAGGTTCTGTGCCTGCATGAGATGCAATAACACTCCataccagcaggtggcagtggtCCGTTTTTGACATTCAAATGCAAACACCTTCAGATATACAAATCACTGTTATGATGTATACATGAAAAATAGCAGCGTTGACTACCAGTCTTGCACTGATGCGCTGGCCATCTATTGCTTCATTTCAGatgattattaaatatttgttcTGAAATTATCAGAAGAGACTAAGATAGAG includes:
- the kras gene encoding GTPase KRas produces the protein MTEYKLVVVGAGGVGKSALTIQLIQNHFVDEYDPTIEDSYRKQVVIDGETCLLDILDTAGQEEYSAMRDQYMRTGEGFLCVFAINNTKSFEDIHHYREQIKRVKDSEDVPMVLVGNKCDLPSRTVDTKQAQDLARSYGIPFIETSAKTRQGVDDAFYTLVREIRKHKEKMSKEGKKKKKKSKTKCTLM